A single region of the Bacteroides luhongzhouii genome encodes:
- the scpA gene encoding methylmalonyl-CoA mutase: MRKDFKNIDIYAAFQPVNGAEWQKANGISADWKTPEHIEVKPVYTKEDLEGMEHLGYAAGLPPYLRGPYSVMYTLRPWTIRQYAGFSTAEESNAFYRRNLASGQKGLSVAFDLATHRGYDPDHERVVGDVGKAGVSICSLENMKVLFDGIPLNKMSVSMTMNGAVLPIMAFYINAGLEQGAKLEEMAGTIQNDILKEFMVRNTYIYPPAFSMKIISDIFEYTSQKMPKFNSISISGYHMQEAGATADIELAYTLADGLEYLRAGTAAGIDIDAFAPRLSFFWAIGTNHFMEIAKMRAARMLWAKIVKQFNPKNPKSLALRTHSQTSGWSLTEQDPFNNVGRTCIEAMAAALGHTQSLHTNALDEAIALPTDFSARIARNTQIYIQEETYICKNVDPWGGSYYVESLTNELIHKAWDLIQEVEKLGGMAKAIETGIPKMRIEEAAARTQARIDSGQQTIVGVNKYRLEKEAPIDILEIDNTAVRLEQIENLKRLKEGRNQAEVDKALAAITECVKTGKGNLLELAVEAARVRATLGEISYACEQIVGRYKAIIRTISGVYSSESKNDSDFKRACELAEKFAKKEGRQPRIMVAKMGQDGHDRGAKVVATGYADCGFDVDMGPLFQTPAEAAREAVENDVHVVGVSSLAAGHKTLVPQIIEELKKLGREDIVVIAGGVIPAQDYDFLYKAGVAAIFGPGTPVAKAACQILEILMDEE; the protein is encoded by the coding sequence ATGAGAAAAGATTTTAAAAACATCGATATATATGCCGCATTTCAGCCGGTTAACGGTGCTGAATGGCAAAAGGCTAACGGTATCTCCGCCGATTGGAAAACACCGGAACACATTGAAGTGAAGCCTGTTTATACAAAAGAAGACCTCGAAGGAATGGAACACCTCGGCTATGCTGCCGGACTTCCTCCTTATCTGCGTGGTCCGTATTCAGTAATGTACACTCTTCGCCCCTGGACCATCCGTCAGTATGCCGGATTTTCTACTGCCGAAGAATCCAATGCTTTCTATCGCCGTAATTTGGCTTCCGGTCAGAAAGGTTTGTCAGTAGCGTTTGACTTGGCTACTCACCGCGGTTATGACCCCGACCACGAACGTGTAGTGGGGGACGTAGGTAAAGCAGGTGTGTCTATCTGTTCATTGGAAAACATGAAAGTTTTGTTCGATGGTATTCCTTTGAATAAGATGTCTGTATCCATGACGATGAATGGTGCTGTACTTCCGATTATGGCATTCTATATCAATGCCGGTTTGGAACAGGGCGCTAAACTCGAAGAAATGGCAGGTACTATCCAGAACGACATTTTAAAAGAATTCATGGTGCGTAACACCTATATTTATCCACCTGCGTTCTCTATGAAGATTATCTCTGATATCTTCGAATACACTTCACAGAAGATGCCTAAGTTTAACTCTATCTCTATCTCCGGTTATCACATGCAGGAAGCAGGTGCTACCGCAGATATCGAGTTGGCTTATACATTGGCTGACGGTTTGGAATATCTCCGTGCCGGAACAGCGGCAGGCATCGATATTGATGCATTTGCTCCGCGTCTTTCTTTCTTCTGGGCAATCGGAACCAATCACTTTATGGAAATTGCCAAGATGCGTGCCGCACGTATGTTGTGGGCAAAGATTGTGAAACAATTTAATCCGAAGAACCCGAAATCACTGGCATTGCGTACTCACTCACAGACTTCCGGATGGTCATTGACGGAGCAAGATCCGTTCAACAACGTAGGACGTACCTGTATTGAGGCTATGGCTGCAGCTTTGGGGCATACCCAATCTTTGCATACTAATGCATTGGATGAGGCTATCGCTCTTCCGACGGATTTCTCTGCACGTATCGCACGTAACACGCAGATTTATATTCAGGAAGAAACTTACATCTGTAAGAACGTTGACCCATGGGGTGGTTCTTATTATGTAGAATCTCTGACTAATGAATTGATTCACAAGGCATGGGATTTGATCCAGGAAGTTGAAAAACTGGGTGGTATGGCGAAAGCTATCGAAACAGGTATTCCTAAAATGCGTATCGAAGAAGCGGCTGCACGTACACAGGCTCGTATCGACAGCGGTCAGCAGACCATTGTGGGTGTGAACAAGTATCGTTTGGAAAAAGAAGCTCCGATTGATATCCTTGAAATTGATAATACGGCAGTTCGTCTTGAACAGATTGAAAACCTGAAACGTTTGAAAGAAGGACGTAATCAGGCAGAAGTGGACAAAGCATTGGCGGCTATCACTGAATGTGTGAAGACTGGCAAGGGTAACTTGCTTGAACTGGCAGTTGAAGCAGCTCGTGTTCGTGCTACTTTGGGCGAGATTTCTTATGCGTGCGAACAGATTGTAGGACGTTATAAAGCAATAATTAGAACGATATCAGGCGTGTATTCATCAGAAAGTAAAAACGATAGCGACTTCAAGCGTGCTTGTGAACTGGCAGAGAAGTTTGCGAAAAAAGAGGGACGTCAACCTCGTATCATGGTTGCAAAGATGGGACAAGACGGTCACGACCGTGGTGCCAAGGTGGTAGCAACAGGTTATGCAGACTGCGGTTTCGACGTGGATATGGGACCATTGTTCCAGACTCCGGCAGAAGCTGCCCGTGAAGCGGTGGAAAACGACGTTCATGTAGTAGGTGTTTCTTCACTGGCTGCCGGACATAAGACATTGGTTCCGCAGATTATTGAAGAACTGAAGAAACTGGGACGTGAAGACATTGTAGTGATTGCCGGTGGTGTTATTCCTGCACAGGATTATGACTTCCTGTATAAGGCAGGTGTAGCTGCTATTTTTGGTCCGGGTACTCCGGTGGCGAAGGCTGCTTGTCAGATTCTGGAGATTTTGATGGATGAAGAATAA
- the mutA gene encoding methylmalonyl-CoA mutase small subunit, whose protein sequence is MADKKEKLFSDFSPVSTEQWMEKVTADLKGADFEKKLVWKTNEGFKVKPFYRMEDLEGLKTTDALPGEFPYLRGTKKDNNEWLVRQEIRVECPKEANAKALDILNKGVDSLSFHVKAKELNAEYIETLLNDIQAECVELNFSTCQGHVVELANLLVAYFQKKDYDVKKLKGSINYDFFNKMLTRGKEKGDMVQTAKALIEAIQPLPFYRVLNVNAISLNNAGAYISQELGYALAWGNEYMNQLTDAGIPAAVVAKKIKFNFGISSNYFLEIAKFRAARLLWANIVASYKPECLRDCSNKGANGECRCAAKMAVHAETSTFNLTLFDAHVNLLRTQTEAMSAALGGVDSMTVVPFDKAYGTPDELSERLARNQQLLLKEESHFDKVIDPSAGSYYIENLTVSIAKQAWEIFLATEEAGGFYTALKAGTVQAAVNESNKARHKAVAQRREILLGTNQFPNFNEKAGDKKPVEGKCCCGGDSHTCEKDVDTLVFDRAASEFEALRLETEASGKRPKAFMLTIGNLAMRQARAQYSCNFLACAGYEVVDNLGFETVEAGVEAAMAAKADIVVICSSDDEYAEYAVPAFKALNGRAMFIVAGAPACMDDLKAAGIENFIHVRVNVLDTLKEFNAKLLK, encoded by the coding sequence ATGGCAGACAAAAAAGAAAAACTCTTCTCAGACTTTTCTCCTGTCTCCACCGAACAATGGATGGAGAAGGTTACAGCCGACTTGAAAGGTGCTGATTTTGAGAAGAAGCTCGTTTGGAAAACAAACGAAGGGTTTAAAGTGAAACCTTTCTACCGGATGGAAGATCTGGAGGGTTTAAAAACTACTGATGCGCTTCCCGGAGAGTTCCCTTATCTGAGAGGTACTAAAAAAGACAACAATGAGTGGTTGGTTCGCCAGGAAATCAGGGTAGAATGCCCCAAAGAGGCTAATGCAAAAGCATTGGACATCTTAAATAAGGGTGTTGATTCACTATCTTTCCATGTAAAAGCAAAAGAGCTCAATGCGGAATATATTGAAACGCTGTTGAATGATATTCAGGCAGAGTGCGTTGAATTAAATTTCTCAACTTGCCAGGGGCATGTTGTGGAGTTGGCTAACTTACTGGTGGCTTATTTCCAGAAGAAAGACTATGATGTAAAGAAGCTGAAAGGCTCTATCAATTATGATTTCTTCAATAAGATGCTGACTCGCGGTAAGGAAAAAGGGGATATGGTGCAGACAGCGAAAGCATTGATCGAAGCTATCCAGCCACTTCCTTTTTATCGTGTATTGAATGTAAATGCAATCTCATTAAACAATGCCGGAGCTTATATCTCTCAAGAGTTGGGTTATGCATTGGCTTGGGGTAATGAATACATGAATCAGTTGACTGATGCCGGTATTCCCGCTGCCGTAGTAGCTAAAAAGATAAAATTCAACTTCGGTATCAGCTCCAATTACTTCCTTGAAATTGCTAAGTTCCGCGCCGCACGTCTGTTGTGGGCAAATATCGTAGCTTCTTATAAACCTGAATGTCTGCGTGATTGCAGCAATAAGGGAGCTAACGGCGAATGTCGTTGTGCAGCAAAAATGGCGGTTCATGCCGAAACTTCTACTTTTAATCTTACTTTGTTTGACGCACACGTGAATTTGCTTCGTACACAGACTGAAGCAATGAGCGCTGCTTTGGGTGGGGTAGATTCAATGACAGTCGTTCCGTTTGATAAGGCTTATGGGACTCCGGATGAATTATCAGAACGTCTGGCTCGCAATCAACAACTATTGCTGAAAGAAGAATCTCATTTCGATAAAGTAATTGACCCGTCTGCCGGTTCTTATTATATTGAGAATCTGACTGTATCTATTGCTAAACAAGCGTGGGAAATCTTCCTTGCTACAGAAGAAGCAGGCGGTTTCTATACCGCATTAAAAGCTGGTACAGTTCAGGCTGCAGTAAACGAAAGCAATAAAGCCCGTCATAAAGCAGTGGCGCAGCGTCGTGAAATTCTGTTGGGTACTAACCAATTCCCGAACTTCAACGAAAAAGCCGGTGACAAGAAACCAGTGGAAGGAAAATGCTGCTGTGGTGGTGACTCTCATACTTGTGAGAAAGATGTGGATACATTGGTATTCGATCGTGCAGCCAGTGAGTTTGAAGCGTTACGTCTTGAAACGGAAGCATCAGGTAAACGTCCGAAGGCGTTCATGCTGACAATCGGTAATTTGGCGATGCGTCAGGCACGTGCACAATATTCCTGCAACTTCCTGGCTTGTGCCGGTTATGAAGTTGTCGATAATCTTGGATTTGAAACAGTAGAGGCAGGAGTAGAGGCAGCTATGGCTGCGAAAGCTGATATTGTTGTAATCTGTTCCAGCGATGATGAATATGCTGAATATGCAGTTCCTGCTTTCAAAGCCTTGAATGGTCGCGCTATGTTTATCGTTGCCGGTGCTCCGGCTTGTATGGATGACTTGAAAGCCGCAGGTATCGAAAACTTCATCCATGTTCGTGTCAACGTATTGGATACCTTGAAAGAGTTTAACGCTAAACTATTGAAGTAA
- a CDS encoding putative transporter, whose protein sequence is MDWLQSLLWDPSSVAHIVLLYAFVVAAGVYLGKIKIFGVSLGVTFVLFAGILMGHFGFTADTHILHFIREFGLILFVFCIGLQVGPSFFSSFKKGGMTLNLLAVGIVVLNIAVALGLYYLWNGRVELPMMVGILYGAVTNTPGLGAANEALNQLNYTGPQIALGYACAYPLGVVGIIGSIIAIRYIFRVNMTKEEESLKAQNGDAHHKPHMMSLEVRNESISGKTLIEIKEFLGRQFVCSRIRHEGHVSVPNHETIFNMGDQLFIVCSEEDAPAITVFIGKEVELDWEKQDLPMVSRRILVTKPEINGKTLGSMHFRSMYGVNVTRINRSGMDLFADPNLVLQVGDRVMVVGQQDAVERVAGVLGNQLKRLDTPNIVTIFVGIFLGILLGSLPIAFPGMPTPLKLGLAGGPLVVAILIGRFGHKLHLVTYTTMSANLMLREIGIVLFLASVGIDAGANFVQTVVEGDGLLYVGCGFLITVIPLLIIGAIARLYYKVNYFTLMGLIAGSNTDPPALAYSNQTTSGDAPAVGYSTVYPLSMFLRILTGQMILLTMM, encoded by the coding sequence ATGGATTGGTTACAAAGTTTATTGTGGGACCCCAGTTCCGTAGCTCACATCGTGCTCCTCTACGCATTTGTAGTGGCAGCCGGAGTGTATCTGGGTAAGATAAAGATATTCGGAGTATCTTTGGGCGTCACATTTGTTTTGTTTGCCGGCATCCTAATGGGACATTTCGGCTTCACAGCCGATACACACATCCTACATTTCATCCGTGAATTCGGATTGATCTTGTTCGTATTCTGTATCGGTCTTCAGGTGGGGCCATCTTTCTTCTCTTCTTTCAAAAAAGGAGGAATGACATTGAACCTGTTGGCTGTAGGCATCGTAGTGTTAAATATTGCTGTTGCGCTGGGGCTTTACTACCTCTGGAACGGCCGGGTAGAACTGCCGATGATGGTAGGTATCCTCTATGGAGCTGTCACAAACACTCCGGGACTTGGTGCCGCCAATGAAGCATTGAACCAGCTTAATTACACTGGTCCACAAATCGCACTGGGATATGCGTGCGCTTATCCGCTTGGCGTGGTAGGTATTATCGGTTCAATCATCGCTATTCGTTACATCTTCCGTGTCAATATGACTAAAGAAGAAGAAAGTCTGAAAGCCCAAAATGGAGATGCACATCACAAACCTCACATGATGAGTCTGGAAGTGCGTAATGAATCAATCAGTGGGAAAACTTTGATTGAAATCAAAGAGTTTTTAGGCCGTCAGTTCGTTTGTTCACGCATTCGTCATGAAGGCCATGTAAGCGTTCCCAACCATGAAACCATATTCAATATGGGGGATCAATTGTTCATTGTATGCTCGGAAGAAGACGCCCCTGCAATTACCGTATTTATCGGTAAAGAAGTGGAACTCGACTGGGAGAAACAAGACCTTCCCATGGTTTCCCGCCGTATTCTGGTGACTAAACCGGAAATCAACGGAAAGACTTTAGGATCTATGCATTTTCGCAGTATGTATGGAGTGAACGTTACCCGCATCAACCGTTCCGGTATGGACTTGTTTGCCGATCCAAATCTGGTACTTCAGGTAGGTGACCGTGTGATGGTGGTAGGTCAGCAAGATGCAGTTGAACGTGTGGCAGGTGTGTTGGGTAATCAGTTAAAACGTCTGGACACACCGAACATTGTGACTATTTTTGTTGGTATCTTCTTAGGAATTCTTCTGGGCAGCCTTCCTATAGCATTCCCCGGTATGCCGACTCCTTTGAAATTAGGTTTGGCAGGCGGACCGCTGGTAGTAGCTATCCTTATCGGACGTTTCGGTCATAAGCTCCATTTAGTGACTTATACAACCATGAGCGCCAACCTGATGCTTCGAGAAATCGGTATCGTACTCTTCCTTGCCAGTGTCGGTATAGATGCCGGAGCCAATTTTGTGCAAACGGTAGTCGAAGGTGACGGATTATTATACGTAGGTTGTGGTTTCCTTATCACCGTTATCCCGTTGCTTATAATCGGTGCTATCGCAAGATTATATTATAAGGTAAACTACTTCACCCTGATGGGATTGATAGCCGGTAGTAATACCGACCCGCCCGCATTGGCTTATTCCAATCAAACAACATCCGGAGATGCTCCGGCAGTAGGGTATTCTACAGTTTACCCATTATCCATGTTCCTCCGTATTCTGACGGGACAGATGATATTATTAACGATGATGTAA
- a CDS encoding AAA family ATPase yields MSGNYVINIGRQLGSGGKEIGEKLAARLGIDFYDKELINLASEESGLCKEFFEKADEKASQGIIGGLFGMRFPFISEGAMPCNNCLSNDALFKVQSDVIRHLAAEKSCVFVGRCADYILREHPRCANIFISASMEDRIARLCAMHHIDAEAAEEMIEKADKRRSEYYNYYSYKTWGAAATYHLCVDSSSLGVEETVRFIEEFVVKKLQLI; encoded by the coding sequence ATGAGCGGTAATTATGTTATCAACATCGGTCGGCAACTAGGTAGCGGCGGAAAAGAAATAGGAGAGAAGTTGGCAGCCCGTTTGGGGATTGACTTCTACGATAAAGAATTGATTAATCTGGCTTCTGAAGAAAGCGGATTGTGCAAAGAGTTTTTTGAGAAAGCGGATGAGAAAGCTTCGCAAGGTATTATTGGCGGATTGTTCGGTATGCGTTTTCCTTTTATCAGTGAGGGGGCTATGCCGTGTAATAACTGTTTGAGCAATGATGCCTTGTTTAAGGTGCAAAGTGATGTGATTCGTCATCTGGCGGCAGAAAAGTCTTGTGTCTTTGTCGGACGCTGTGCGGACTATATCCTGCGTGAACATCCCCGTTGTGCGAATATTTTTATTTCGGCCTCTATGGAAGATCGTATTGCTCGATTATGTGCCATGCATCATATTGATGCGGAAGCTGCAGAAGAAATGATAGAGAAAGCGGATAAGAGACGTTCGGAGTATTATAATTATTATAGTTATAAAACGTGGGGAGCAGCTGCTACTTATCACTTATGTGTTGATTCTTCTTCTTTGGGAGTTGAAGAGACTGTACGGTTTATAGAAGAATTTGTGGTGAAGAAGCTGCAACTTATATAA
- a CDS encoding outer membrane beta-barrel protein: MKTCRLCGLLLLLLCIHTVLYAQQTRTVKGRVQTLEPESNKRQPLPSASIVVLQKNDSTFIKGITSDKNGRFTLDYQSQKKKQYLLKVSFMGMQSVYRVLGDSASVNVGTVTLKDDDIQIGEVVVTGKLQEVMMEGDTTVINAAAYKTPDGAYLEDLVKRVPGLVYNKKDQSLTYNGQPISEINVNGEAFFSGDKKTALENLPADLISKLKVYDKKSKEEEFTGISSGEKKYVLDLQTKDELNKTWLTNATVGYGNNQKKDLEGQVNYFNKDGENLSFIGRSTNRYQNSTYKDNINNSVGVNITHKFGKKFSLTGSMNYNLNRNGNISSMYQEQYLTAGNQYSASTNEGNSKSRSFNSNIMGSWEVDKRTRIHFNGGFSFSPNRNESNSQNASFDAPPNVNHESLFDDFESISQDIKVNRSENRSRSEGQSNRYNWMMGIMRRLNEKGTTLGLNIQSSDSWGDNESFSLSKTTYFRLKDKQGNDSLLYRNQYLKSPQKNNSWRVGINFTQPIGKKMHIRAAYNWNTHYERDNRDTYELSSLAKSDVFGELPPDYETGYVDSLSNRSHSRTNGHDLNVGFNYSDDTWMVNASLGITPQRRTIERKMGKLYADTTVHTIDFQPMIWLAWKKKEARITFNYDGRTRQPSLSDLMPLTDNSNPLYITRGNPDLKQMFAHSMRISFQHSKKGISANLGGQLEQNSVTQVMIYDAQTGGRETYPININGNWNVYGSANWWKRLGHFSLRLDMNGNHSNRVSMINEDRSLEPVKSTTRDTGLNCEANVSYQPMWGGLDFSTSWNYQYSLNSVNDNNTYTRYYNFRLEGYVDLPLGIQLRTDGAYTFRNGTNIRKGEDDEMLWNASATWRFLKKKEAELSAHWVDILGKRKSYNRMATSDGFYEYRTQEIKGYFIVTFKYNFRLMM; encoded by the coding sequence ATGAAAACTTGTAGACTATGTGGACTACTTTTGCTGTTACTTTGCATACATACTGTATTATATGCTCAACAAACAAGAACTGTCAAAGGCAGAGTGCAGACGTTGGAGCCTGAGAGTAATAAACGACAGCCTTTACCTTCGGCTAGTATTGTTGTTTTGCAAAAGAATGACTCTACTTTCATAAAAGGAATAACAAGTGATAAAAATGGTCGTTTTACTCTTGATTACCAGTCACAGAAGAAAAAACAATATTTGTTGAAAGTTTCTTTTATGGGAATGCAATCCGTATATCGTGTATTGGGGGATTCGGCATCAGTGAATGTCGGTACGGTTACATTGAAGGATGATGATATTCAGATTGGTGAAGTGGTAGTGACCGGGAAGTTGCAAGAAGTAATGATGGAGGGGGATACTACCGTTATTAATGCTGCTGCTTATAAAACTCCCGATGGAGCTTATTTGGAGGATTTGGTGAAGCGTGTTCCTGGATTGGTGTATAATAAGAAAGATCAATCGCTGACATATAATGGTCAACCTATCAGTGAAATCAATGTAAATGGCGAAGCCTTTTTCTCCGGAGATAAAAAGACTGCACTTGAAAATCTGCCGGCAGATTTGATTAGTAAGTTGAAAGTGTACGATAAAAAATCAAAAGAAGAAGAATTTACCGGAATTAGTTCAGGAGAAAAGAAATATGTACTTGACTTGCAGACCAAGGATGAATTGAATAAAACCTGGTTGACGAATGCCACTGTGGGGTATGGAAATAACCAGAAGAAGGATTTGGAAGGGCAGGTGAATTATTTTAATAAAGACGGAGAAAATCTTTCTTTCATTGGACGTTCCACCAACAGATATCAGAATAGCACTTATAAGGATAATATTAATAATTCGGTGGGAGTGAATATAACTCATAAATTCGGAAAGAAGTTTTCTTTGACCGGAAGCATGAACTATAATCTCAATCGGAACGGAAATATTTCTTCCATGTATCAGGAGCAATATTTAACTGCTGGTAACCAATATTCTGCATCTACTAATGAAGGTAACTCTAAAAGCAGGTCGTTCAATTCTAATATCATGGGTAGTTGGGAAGTGGATAAACGTACACGCATACATTTTAACGGTGGTTTCAGTTTTTCTCCTAACCGGAATGAAAGCAATAGCCAGAATGCTTCTTTTGACGCTCCTCCTAACGTCAATCATGAAAGTTTGTTCGATGATTTTGAATCGATTTCCCAAGATATCAAAGTAAATCGTAGTGAAAACCGGTCGCGTTCGGAAGGGCAATCGAACCGTTATAATTGGATGATGGGGATTATGAGGCGGCTGAATGAAAAAGGTACAACTTTAGGATTGAACATTCAAAGTTCGGATTCTTGGGGGGATAATGAAAGTTTTTCGCTTTCAAAAACTACTTATTTCCGTCTTAAAGATAAGCAAGGCAACGATTCATTGCTTTATCGTAACCAGTATTTGAAGTCACCCCAGAAAAATAATTCGTGGCGGGTAGGGATTAACTTCACCCAACCTATCGGTAAGAAAATGCATATTCGTGCAGCGTATAACTGGAACACTCATTATGAACGCGATAACCGCGACACTTATGAATTGTCTTCTTTGGCGAAGTCGGATGTCTTTGGTGAGTTGCCTCCTGATTATGAAACGGGTTATGTAGATAGTTTGAGTAATCGAAGTCATAGTCGTACTAATGGACATGATCTGAATGTAGGCTTCAATTACTCTGATGATACATGGATGGTGAATGCATCATTAGGGATTACTCCGCAAAGGCGAACCATTGAACGGAAAATGGGGAAACTGTATGCGGATACCACTGTGCATACTATCGACTTTCAGCCTATGATATGGTTGGCCTGGAAAAAGAAAGAGGCACGAATTACTTTTAATTATGACGGTAGAACCCGGCAACCTTCTTTATCGGACTTAATGCCACTTACAGATAATAGTAATCCATTATATATTACTCGAGGGAATCCGGATTTGAAGCAAATGTTTGCTCATAGTATGCGTATAAGCTTTCAACATTCTAAAAAAGGCATATCTGCGAATCTTGGAGGACAGTTGGAACAGAATAGCGTTACACAGGTAATGATATATGATGCACAGACTGGCGGACGTGAGACATATCCTATTAATATAAACGGTAACTGGAATGTGTATGGAAGTGCTAACTGGTGGAAACGTTTAGGACACTTCTCTTTACGGTTGGATATGAACGGTAATCATAGTAATCGTGTCAGCATGATTAACGAAGATAGAAGTCTTGAGCCGGTGAAAAGTACAACGCGTGACACTGGATTGAATTGTGAGGCGAATGTTTCTTATCAGCCTATGTGGGGAGGTCTTGACTTCTCTACTTCCTGGAATTATCAGTATTCGCTCAACTCTGTAAATGACAACAATACGTATACACGTTATTATAATTTTCGTCTGGAAGGATATGTTGATCTTCCTTTGGGCATACAGTTACGGACGGATGGGGCTTATACATTCCGTAATGGTACGAATATCCGCAAAGGAGAAGATGATGAGATGTTATGGAATGCAAGTGCTACCTGGAGATTCTTGAAAAAGAAAGAAGCAGAGCTGTCTGCTCATTGGGTAGACATTTTAGGAAAGAGGAAAAGTTATAACCGCATGGCAACTTCCGATGGCTTTTATGAGTATCGTACGCAGGAAATAAAAGGGTATTTCATCGTTACTTTCAAATATAACTTTCGTTTGATGATGTGA
- a CDS encoding DUF5074 domain-containing protein — protein sequence MRKFLVLATVALGFVFTACDDEENLNSSVLIGNKSGNNVIAQLDTLYLDARAENLSGTMEYLWTVDGKEVSTASTYKFSQPKTGEYVIGLTVSDGNGETLQTNITAKVEGRFGKGTFILNEGSMSNETGTLTFVDSKGTAMDSAYYRVNQTLLGNVCQDLFISDNKIYVLSQNGAKNGGEGLLTIANADNLEKERIYDNATLSWPTNLAVIKETLYIRDNKGVYMLNTSTDALTFVEGTGGALKNRMAVVGEKVFVMGSKKLFVIQNGTVIHTIPFESALSGIAKAYDENLWVSCTNPASINKVNPLDYTVESHALDVSIGAGWGVAPAFSAKDDIVYFSNAGFNLYRHIFSQNKTEKVANIKDYVEDAGTYYNSLGVDPVSGEVYFATLKGFSEYKINDIAIFDFTKTPALQADIKNKNSFPAGVFFTENFK from the coding sequence ATGAGAAAGTTTTTAGTATTGGCAACTGTTGCTTTGGGATTTGTTTTTACGGCGTGTGATGATGAAGAAAATTTGAACTCGTCTGTGTTAATCGGAAATAAGTCGGGAAATAATGTGATAGCGCAATTAGATACATTGTATCTGGATGCCCGGGCTGAAAATCTGTCCGGAACGATGGAGTATTTATGGACAGTAGATGGAAAAGAAGTCTCAACCGCTTCAACATATAAGTTTTCACAACCTAAGACTGGAGAGTATGTTATAGGGTTGACTGTGTCGGATGGCAATGGAGAAACTCTTCAAACGAATATAACTGCCAAGGTAGAAGGTCGGTTTGGAAAAGGAACTTTTATTTTGAATGAAGGAAGTATGAGTAATGAAACCGGAACTTTGACCTTTGTAGATTCAAAAGGAACAGCGATGGATAGTGCATACTATCGGGTAAATCAAACTTTACTCGGTAATGTCTGCCAGGATTTGTTCATTAGTGATAATAAAATTTATGTACTTTCTCAAAATGGAGCAAAGAATGGTGGTGAGGGATTACTGACTATTGCTAATGCGGATAATTTAGAGAAAGAAAGAATTTATGATAATGCTACTTTGTCTTGGCCTACTAATTTAGCGGTAATAAAAGAGACTCTTTATATTCGTGATAATAAAGGTGTCTATATGCTAAATACTTCTACAGATGCTTTGACTTTTGTCGAGGGTACTGGCGGAGCCTTGAAAAATCGTATGGCTGTGGTTGGAGAAAAAGTTTTTGTGATGGGTAGTAAGAAGCTTTTTGTTATTCAGAATGGAACAGTTATACATACTATTCCTTTTGAAAGTGCCTTGTCTGGTATCGCGAAGGCATATGATGAAAACTTATGGGTATCATGTACAAATCCGGCAAGTATTAATAAAGTTAATCCTCTTGATTATACGGTTGAGTCTCATGCTTTAGATGTTAGTATTGGCGCCGGTTGGGGTGTTGCTCCTGCTTTTTCTGCGAAAGATGATATTGTTTATTTCAGTAATGCAGGCTTTAATCTATATCGACATATTTTCTCTCAAAATAAGACGGAAAAAGTTGCTAATATCAAAGATTATGTAGAAGATGCCGGAACATATTACAATAGCTTAGGTGTTGATCCGGTAAGTGGAGAGGTTTATTTTGCGACTTTAAAGGGATTTTCAGAGTACAAAATAAATGATATTGCCATATTTGATTTTACTAAAACACCAGCTTTACAGGCTGATATTAAAAATAAGAATAGTTTTCCGGCAGGAGTTTTCTTTACGGAGAATTTTAAGTGA